The window TGCGTGTTGTTCGGGGCGGAGATCTGCAAGGAGGGCAAGTGTGTGAACACACAGCCTGGCTACGAGTGCTACTGCAAGCAGGGCTTCTACTACGACGGGAACCTGCTGGAGTGCGTTGGTGAGCGCAGCTCGCCGCGGCGGCGGCTCGGGGGAAGCGGCCGGGAGGCCCGAAAACCTCCCGCCCGCAGGTCTGCCCCTGGCATCCGCACTTTTTCTCCCTGTAGATGTAGACGAATGCTTGGACGAGTCCAACTGCAGGAACGGAGTGTGTGAGAACACACGTGGCGGCTACCGCTGCGCCTGCACGCCCCCGGCGGAGTACAGCCCCGCGCAGCGCCAGTGTCTGAACCCCGAAGAGATGGGTGAGGCCCGGGCCGGtcagctggggagagggagggggcggggcccAGCCGAACTGTGACTGCCACCCCCACCCATCCCCTCGCTGCCTGTAGACGTGGACGAGTGCCAGGACCCGGCAGCCTGCCGCCCTGGCCGCTGCGTCAACCTACCGGGCTCCTACCGCTGCGAGTGTCGCCCGCCCTGGGTGCCCGGGCCCACCGGCCGCGACTGCCAGCTCCCCGAGAGCCCGGCGGGTGAGGGCGATGGGCCGACTCCAGGGCCCTGTTCATAGGGTGGAGCCCCAGGGCCTCCACACCGGCTTGGGTGGGGTGGAACCGAGGACGGTCCCTGTCTCTGGTTCCTCGATGACGGCCGGTTCCCTTCGCAGAGCGTTCCCCGGAGCGCCGCGACGTGTGCTGGGGCCAGCGAGGAGAGGACGGCATGTGTGCGGGCCCTTTGGCCGGGCCTGCCCTCACTTTCGATGACTGCTGCTGTCGCCAGGGCCGCGGCTGGGGCGCCCAGTGCCGCCCGTGCCCGCCGCGAAGCGCCGGTGAGCTGGTGAGGGGAACTCTGAGGGCGGTAACTGGGGTACACCGACGACATCGCTCACCTCACCCCACACTCCCAGGGTCCCAATGTCCGACATCGCAGAGTGAGAGCAATTCCTTCTGGGACACGAGTCCCCTGCTGTTGGGGAAGCCATCGCGAGGTGAGTAAGGCCTAGGGGGACGAGACCGGGTCAGCACCATCGTTAGGGGGCGATGTTGACATCGGTAATTCCACCGGTCCTCACAGACGAGGACAGCTCGGAGGAGGACTCCGATGAGTGTCGCTGTGTGAACGGCCGTTGCGTACCGCGGCCAGGCGGCGCGGTGTGCGAGTGTCCTGGTGGCTTCCAGCTGGACGCCTCTCGCGCGCGCTGCGTTGGTGAGCTGGACAGCGGGGCCCGGGGACGGGGCGGGGCGGCGGAGGGGCGGGGCGGCGCCCAGCCGGAACTGGAAGCTAAGCGAAGTCCGCACCTGTCAACCACCTGCAGACATCGATGAGTGCCGAGAGCTGAACCAGCGCGGACTTCTATGCAAGAGCGAGCGCTGCGTGAACACGAACGGCTCCTTTCGCTGCGTCTGCAAAGCGGGCTTCGCGCGCAGCCGCCAGCACGGGGCCTGTGTGCCCCAGCGCCGCCGTTGACACAACCCATGGCCTGCATCTCAAGCTGACGGGTTTTCATTGACATTGGGGGTGAGCTCGGTCTCTTATTCCTGCCTCAACTAGGGACAGGGACCCAGGAACCCTCTGGGGCCCACAGACCCCTTTCTGCACCCCTAGACCCAAGGGTGTCCATAGTGGCCCCGTCAGGTTCACTGCAGATACAGGTCTGCAGGGTGCTGTCGGTCTTGCTCCCCGAGGATGATTCGTAGACGCTGATAAATCAGATCGTGCCTCTTCAGTTTACTCGCAGCTTTGAAAGCAAATTGATGTTCACATCTACTGCTGGTGGGGACTGCACAGAGCAGTACCAGATCCCAGCCACTCAGAGGGGCTAGCTGAGCCCGGGACAGGGGTGTGAAATAGAATTTATTGTGGCTCTGATTATGTACACATGAGATGTGCCTGGCCAGGCCAGCCGGGCTCACATGGTTTGTACAATAAATACATCCGCGGGGCCTGCTCTCCGTGGCTGGGAGGGCTACCCCAGAAGTTCAGTCCAGCTTTCGTGCTCCCAGCTTCATGGGGCCCTTGGCTGCCTTCTTCTCTGCGCGTTTGGCCTCCATCTCCCTCCGCCGGTCCTCACGCTTTTTCCGTGCCAGCTCGGCCTTGACTTGTCCTGGAGTCAGGAAGGGGAAGCAGGCTGAGGGCtgacctgccctgccctgccctgaaCCCTAGTCTGTCAGCCCTCCAGGGGAAGGACTTACGGCTCTCAGTCTCCAGGCCCTCCCAGTTGTCCTCACCCCATGAGTCCGATTCTGGCCTGGGCTGAAAAGGGAAGTGTGGGCTGCTGTGGGGGCCAACTCCTGGCTGAGTTCCACCCCAGTCTGCACCCTCAACAGACCCATACCTGGGTGCTAGAACGCACAGACAGGGCAGCGAAGGGGTCACCCTTGTCGTTGGACTCTGGGCCACCCCAGTTATACTCGCTGGCCAATCTTGTGCCTTCAGGGGGTGGCTCTGGGGAGCTGGGCTCCTGCCAGCCCTGCTCCCAGGAGCCTTCAGCTTCCCAGTTGCTCCAGTCTGACTCAGGAGAATTGTTTTCTGGGGGGCTGACCTGCAGAAGGGTGGGAAGGAGTGGTTGGGCCTGCCCAGAGGCAGGAGCCAGATCCTGCCCCACAGACACACTCTGCCTGACCCAGCTCACCTGTCCAGCTATGCTTGCTTGGCCCCTGGTACTCCAGTCATCCTGCTGGGCCAACACAGACTCAGCCTCCTGCTGCAGTATGGGAAGGAGAGGGGCATACCAATGACACACCCAGCCCTCCAAAGGGCAAGTAAGTGGGCCCAGGCCTGTCCTAGACATGAGCTTGGCCCTTTGGTCTTTTAccttccttcatttccttcccTGTCAGCCAGATGGGGAAACTGGCCAGAGCTCTGATAAAATTCACTCAGAGCAGCACCACTCCCTCCCCCGCCCATCCTCAGCCACCCCTGCAGCATGCCTGGTCTGGTTTTAGAGGAGGGTATATGGAGGACTATCCTTACTCACCCCGGGCTGAGTGGGCACTGGAGTAAACAGTGGGCACACAGGAGAGTAAGAAATCCAGCAGGCAGCCTAACCACTGCCTGCCCTGCCTCTCATCTGACCCTGCTCCTGGAGACCCCTGGGATTGGGGAGGAGATCAGCTGCTGTCTCTGACCTACAGTGGCCAACTTCATGAGGTCTACCTGTCAGGACTGCTGTGCAGATAATACAGGCTCAACTCCAGCCAGGCCCCATATGTCTGGATTGGCAGCCTGCGGCTCTCTGGGGGTCCCCTGAGAGCCTCCTCAGCCCCACTAACCTCCAAGCTGCCCCAGTCCTCATCATCCCATCTGTCAGCAGTACTGCTATCCTCTGTTGTGTCCTTGTCCTCCTGTGTCTCCCAGCGGTCTGAGGTTGTAGAGGTGGCAGAAAGAggtgtgggggctggggcaggatgTCCTAGAGAACAGAGGCCCCGGGGCTCTCAGGGAGGTCTTGGGAGAGGACAGAGGTTGCTGAGAGGAAAGGGATACACAGAAGGAAGGGGCACCAAGGAAATCCACAAGGAGACTAGACCCCATTCCATCCCCTATGTCCCCATCACCCTCCTGGGGGAGCCAGATAATAGCTAGGACACTCACCCTCAGGCATTGGTCTCTGGGGCACATTGGTCTCAGCCTGTGTAGCCATGGGGTGTGCACGGATGAATTTAGAGGTAAGTGAGGAGACTCCAGTCacagcccagcctgcccagctgGCTGCAGCTCCTCCCATCCCAGGGCTGGAAGCTGCATGGACATCCTTCTCTGGgcaaaaagagaaacagatatGGGCACCTCAGGCTCCACAGGGAGGTGATAGAAAGGCAAGtacccggggctggggatgtggctcaagcggtagcgtgctcgcctggcatgtgtgcggcccgggttcgatccccagcaccacatacaaacaaagatgttgtgtccgctgataactaagaaataaaatgttaaaaaaaaaaattatctttctctctctcctctcttactctctctttaaaaaaaaaaaaaaaaaagaaaggcaagtaCCCTAACAATGACTTGTAACCGTCCCCTCCCTATTATAGGCAGAGGTCTTCCCATCTATGAAATGGATGCTCCAGTGGAGGTGGGACATGCCAGATGACAGGCAAGGACATGGAAATGGGGGAAGAGGGAACACAAGCATGGCCACTCACCCACTTCTGCCAACTGGGTGGGATCCTCAGACACAGACTCCAGTTTGGACAGGAAGCTTCGAATGGCCTTGAAGGCCTGTGGGACAGCAAGGGGCCAAGCTGGGGGCTCCAGGGTTCCCGAGAGCCTACCAGGATGGCTAGGGCTTAGATATAACCCAGAGTCCCAGCTCCAGGGCCCAGCCCCAGCTATGCCTCACCTGGTCCCGCACAGATTTTTCAGGGTCCACAGTGAGGCCACACAGTACAGGCAGGATCTTGTGGGCACAGTCGTTCATTGAGTAGAAGTTGTGGGTGGCAGCAAAGCCCAAAACACCCGCAACCCGGGATGGTGCAAATGGGTCCTTAGTGGCCCGGCTGAAGGCGGAGGTGAGGACTCTGTGTCTGGTCTGGAGTAGGGCAGGGGAGAGAACTCCTAAGTATACAATCAAAAGTGGGACCTAGAACCTCCAGATCAGGGGCCAACCATGGGACCTCCAGGgtctaaaaatatgtatttatcaaAAATAGCTTAAAAGGCACAAATTTACCTAAAACTCTGGATCTGGGTTTCTCCTCCTAGAATCCTGGACTCCTTTCTGTCTCAGGGGAACGAGGGCCAGAACAGCAGCCACCCTGAGGCTAGATCATGTGCCTCCCTTCTTCCCTGCCCTGCTGATCTCACTCATTCATTCCTGTTACTGTCTGGGCACAGCAGGTGTCACATTTTAAAACTTGGGGGATGCACACAGGTTTAGGGCTAAGCCAACCTGGATTCAGATCCCAGATTCACACCTATGCACTGTGTGACCTGGCACAACTCACTCCACCTTTAGGAGCCAAGACACTGAGGCTAGCAGGGCTCTCTGGGAGCCTTCGTGTGGGAGACGATGAATGACCACACACACAAGGTTCCTGGCTCGAGAGGAGGCCATGGTCCTATGGCAGCTGTAGGACACTCACACTGGCACTGAGGTAGGAGCCAATTTTTCCCAGGCAGACCGTGGTGTTGCAGCGGATTGGGCCCTGTTCATCCTTGGCCTGCAGTCGGGCAAAGTGCTTCATGAGCTCCACGTTGAGGTTGGCTTCATTTAGCTTTGGGGCCAGGAGCAGCATGGACTGTGGGGTGAAGGCAACAGTAGGTATTGTGGGCCAGGACAGGAATGGTCTCCTGGGCCACTGGTGGCCCCTGGCTCTTAGCAGACCTGCGAAAGCCTGATAAAGCACACTCAGCCTGCTCCTGACCCACCCAGTATGTTGAGAAAGGGGAGCTCCCCCTTTCCCATCCCCTAAAGTAAGATCTCAAAAGTCTTGTACTCTTGTCTCCCATCTCTCTCCTGCCTGCAGTACACTCAGGCTCTCACAGGAACATTCCCCACAGTGTACCAAACTGGCTTAGGCTGAGGTCACCAATGAACTCCAAGTCCCTAAATTCAATAGTCAATTCTGCCTCATCAAACTTGATTCCTTAGCAGTTTTGATaaccctaccaccaccaccaaattcTCCCTCtgctttgaaatatttgtttctgGTCTATCAGGAAAGGAGTCCTGGTCCTCCCCCCAGCCTCACTGGCTGCTCCTTTTGCTGAAATCTTAATCTTTAGACACCCCAAAACAAGTcctttggcctttttttttaatatttaacactGGGCCCTGTAATCTCACCTACTTCATGGCTTTAAATGTCTGTTAGCTGATAGCTCCCAAGTGTGCACCACTTGCCAAAACTTCTTGCCTCAACTTCACATGTGCATAACCAGCAGCCAGCTCAACAGCTCTACCTGACCATCAAGCAGAGCTGGCCAAGCCAGGGCCCAACTGCCTTCTACAAACCTGCTCCTCACTCAGACCACAGCACTGCTCTGTTCTCCCCACTACCGCACACCTTACAGGTGGGCTTTGCTGGTCTCATTCCCAATGAATACAGCAGGTTTCCACCATACCAACAAGGCCCAACATTATCCTCTTGACTTCGCCTCCTTCAGCCATCTCCTTTCAGCCATGCTAAACCACTTACTTCTACTTCCTACTTCTATAGTCCAGGCAGCTTCCAGACTCCAGGCCTTTGCACCTGCCATTACTTTTGCAGGAGACACATTTCTTCCCCATCTCTTCATGGGTTGAATCCTTCACCTCCTTACTTTCAAGGGATACCTCCTAAGCAAGGtaatccctttttaaaaacttagaccCTCCTCTCCCCAACTCTTTTCTGAtgtgatatatattttctaattctatttctTGTCTGCCAGGCCCATTGTCTGTACCCCTCAAGGGAAAGGGGCTTGGGCTGCCTTGTGCAAACTGCGTACTAGCCCAGGGCACAGGATGGGCACAAAGAAATGTTCAGTGAGGTCTGCTGAAAGGACTGTAGGTCACACCTGCAACATACCACCACTGGCTGCAGGACAGCCTCCACAGCCTGGATCAAGCGCAGAGCACATGGTAGTACCTGCCCCACCCATAATCTGCTTAGACTTGCAAGCAGAAGCCATGGCCTCTGTGTCCTGTAAACAACCCCCTCCATGCCCTGGAAAACTGGAGGTGGTTACTCTTTGCCTGGCCATACCTACCTTGACTGTCTGCTCCCGGATGGCGGGGTTGGTATCCAGAAAGCCATGTACAACATGGGGAAAGATCTGAGTGTTGACTGTCGGCTCATCAAGGTATTGGATAAACTGCTCCATCTGTAGCCCAGGAGGGTGGAGGgtagtgtgtgtgggggagaacACAG is drawn from Urocitellus parryii isolate mUroPar1 chromosome 4, mUroPar1.hap1, whole genome shotgun sequence and contains these coding sequences:
- the Scyl1 gene encoding N-terminal kinase-like protein isoform X3, yielding MWFFARDPVRDFPFELSPEAPEGSPPGPWVLHRGRKKATGSLVSIFVYDVKPGAEEQTQVAKAAFKRLKTLRHPNILAYIDGLETEKCLHVVTEAVTPLGMYLKARVDAGGLKEQELSWGLHQIVKALSFLVNDCNLIHNNVCMAAVFVDRAGEWKLGGLDYMYSAQGNGGGPPRKGIPELEQYDPPELTDNSGRAVREKWSADMWRLGCLIWEVFNGPLPRATALRNPGKIPKSLVPHYCELVGANPKVRPNPARFLQNCQAPGGFMNNRFVETNLFLEEIQIKEPAEKQKFFQELSKSLDSFPEDFCRHKVLPQLLTAFEFGNAGAVVLTPLFKVGKFLSAEEYQQKIIPVVVKMFSSTDRAMRIRLLQQMEQFIQYLDEPTVNTQIFPHVVHGFLDTNPAIREQTVKSMLLLAPKLNEANLNVELMKHFARLQAKDEQGPIRCNTTVCLGKIGSYLSASTRHRVLTSAFSRATKDPFAPSRVAGVLGFAATHNFYSMNDCAHKILPVLCGLTVDPEKSVRDQAFKAIRSFLSKLESVSEDPTQLAEVEKDVHAASSPGMGGAAASWAGWAVTGVSSLTSKFIRAHPMATQAETNVPQRPMPEDRWETQEDKDTTEDSSTADRWDDEDWGSLEQEAESVLAQQDDWSTRGQASIAGQVSPPENNSPESDWSNWEAEGSWEQGWQEPSSPEPPPEGTRLASEYNWGGPESNDKGDPFAALSVRSSTQPRPESDSWGEDNWEGLETESRQVKAELARKKREDRRREMEAKRAEKKAAKGPMKLGARKLD
- the Scyl1 gene encoding N-terminal kinase-like protein isoform X1; translated protein: MWFFARDPVRDFPFELSPEAPEGSPPGPWVLHRGRKKATGSLVSIFVYDVKPGAEEQTQVAKAAFKRLKTLRHPNILAYIDGLETEKCLHVVTEAVTPLGMYLKARVDAGGLKEQELSWGLHQIVKALSFLVNDCNLIHNNVCMAAVFVDRAGEWKLGGLDYMYSAQGNGGGPPRKGIPELEQYDPPELTDNSGRAVREKWSADMWRLGCLIWEVFNGPLPRATALRNPGKIPKSLVPHYCELVGANPKVRPNPARFLQNCQAPGGFMNNRFVETNLFLEEIQIKEPAEKQKFFQELSKSLDSFPEDFCRHKVLPQLLTAFEFGNAGAVVLTPLFKVGKFLSAEEYQQKIIPVVVKMFSSTDRAMRIRLLQQMEQFIQYLDEPTVNTQIFPHVVHGFLDTNPAIREQTVKSMLLLAPKLNEANLNVELMKHFARLQAKDEQGPIRCNTTVCLGKIGSYLSASTRHRVLTSAFSRATKDPFAPSRVAGVLGFAATHNFYSMNDCAHKILPVLCGLTVDPEKSVRDQAFKAIRSFLSKLESVSEDPTQLAEVEKDVHAASSPGMGGAAASWAGWAVTGVSSLTSKFIRAHPMATQAETNVPQRPMPEGHPAPAPTPLSATSTTSDRWETQEDKDTTEDSSTADRWDDEDWGSLEQEAESVLAQQDDWSTRGQASIAGQVSPPENNSPESDWSNWEAEGSWEQGWQEPSSPEPPPEGTRLASEYNWGGPESNDKGDPFAALSVRSSTQPRPESDSWGEDNWEGLETESRQVKAELARKKREDRRREMEAKRAEKKAAKGPMKLGARKLD
- the Scyl1 gene encoding N-terminal kinase-like protein isoform X2; this encodes MWFFARDPVRDFPFELSPEAPEGSPPGPWVLHRGRKKATGSLVSIFVYDVKPGAEEQTQVAKAAFKRLKTLRHPNILAYIDGLETEKCLHVVTEAVTPLGMYLKARVDAGGLKEQELSWGLHQIVKALSFLVNDCNLIHNNVCMAAVFVDRAGEWKLGGLDYMYSAQGNGGGPPRKGIPELEQYDPPELTDNSGRAVREKWSADMWRLGCLIWEVFNGPLPRATALRNPGKIPKSLVPHYCELVGANPKVRPNPARFLQNCQAPGGFMNNRFVETNLFLEEIQIKEPAEKQKFFQELSKSLDSFPEDFCRHKVLPQLLTAFEFGNAGAVVLTPLFKVGKFLSAEEYQQKIIPVVVKMFSSTDRAMRIRLLQQMEQFIQYLDEPTVNTQIFPHVVHGFLDTNPAIREQTVKSMLLLAPKLNEANLNVELMKHFARLQAKDEQGPIRCNTTVCLGKIGSYLSASTRHRVLTSAFSRATKDPFAPSRVAGVLGFAATHNFYSMNDCAHKILPVLCGLTVDPEKSVRDQAFKAIRSFLSKLESVSEDPTQLAEVEKDVHAASSPGMGGAAASWAGWAVTGVSSLTSKFIRAHPMATQAETNVPQRPMPEGHPAPAPTPLSATSTTSDRWETQEDKDTTEDSSTADRWDDEDWGSLEEAESVLAQQDDWSTRGQASIAGQVSPPENNSPESDWSNWEAEGSWEQGWQEPSSPEPPPEGTRLASEYNWGGPESNDKGDPFAALSVRSSTQPRPESDSWGEDNWEGLETESRQVKAELARKKREDRRREMEAKRAEKKAAKGPMKLGARKLD
- the Scyl1 gene encoding N-terminal kinase-like protein isoform X4, producing MWFFARDPVRDFPFELSPEAPEGSPPGPWVLHRGRKKATGSLVSIFVYDVKPGAEEQTQVAKAAFKRLKTLRHPNILAYIDGLETEKCLHVVTEAVTPLGMYLKARVDAGGLKEQELSWGLHQIVKALSFLVNDCNLIHNNVCMAAVFVDRAGEWKLGGLDYMYSAQGNGGGPPRKGIPELEQYDPPELTDNSGRAVREKWSADMWRLGCLIWEVFNGPLPRATALRNPGKIPKSLVPHYCELVGANPKVRPNPARFLQNCQAPGGFMNNRFVETNLFLEEIQIKEPAEKQKFFQELSKSLDSFPEDFCRHKVLPQLLTAFEFGNAGAVVLTPLFKVGKFLSAEEYQQKIIPVVVKMFSSTDRAMRIRLLQQMEQFIQYLDEPTVNTQIFPHVVHGFLDTNPAIREQTVKSMLLLAPKLNEANLNVELMKHFARLQAKDEQGPIRCNTTVCLGKIGSYLSASTRHRVLTSAFSRATKDPFAPSRVAGVLGFAATHNFYSMNDCAHKILPVLCGLTVDPEKSVRDQAFKAIRSFLSKLESVSEDPTQLAEVEKDVHAASSPGMGGAAASWAGWAVTGVSSLTSKFIRAHPMATQAETNVPQRPMPEDRWETQEDKDTTEDSSTADRWDDEDWGSLEEAESVLAQQDDWSTRGQASIAGQVSPPENNSPESDWSNWEAEGSWEQGWQEPSSPEPPPEGTRLASEYNWGGPESNDKGDPFAALSVRSSTQPRPESDSWGEDNWEGLETESRQVKAELARKKREDRRREMEAKRAEKKAAKGPMKLGARKLD
- the Scyl1 gene encoding N-terminal kinase-like protein isoform X6 is translated as MWFFARDPVRDFPFELSPEAPEGSPPGPWVLHRGRKKATGSLVSIFVYDVKPGAEEQTQVAKAAFKRLKTLRHPNILAYIDGLETEKCLHVVTEAVTPLGMYLKARVDAGGLKEQELSWGLHQIVKALSFLVNDCNLIHNNVCMAAVFVDRAGEWKLGGLDYMYSAQGNGGGPPRKGIPELEQYDPPELTDNSGRAVREKWSADMWRLGCLIWEVFNGPLPRATALRNPGKIPKSLVPHYCELVGANPKVRPNPARFLQNCQAPGGFMNNRFVETNLFLEEIQIKEPAEKQKFFQELSKSLDSFPEDFCRHKVLPQLLTAFEFGNAGAVVLTPLFKVGKFLSAEEYQQKIIPVVVKMFSSTDRAMRIRLLQQMEQFIQYLDEPTVNTQIFPHVVHGFLDTNPAIREQTVKSMLLLAPKLNEANLNVELMKHFARLQAKDEQGPIRCNTTVCLGKIGSYLSASTRHRVLTSAFSRATKDPFAPSRVAGVLGFAATHNFYSMNDCAHKILPVLCGLTVDPEKSVRDQAFKAIRSFLSKLESVSEDPTQLAEVEKDVHAASSPGMGGAAASWAGWAVTGVSSLTSKFIRAHPMATQAETNVPQRPMPEGHPAPAPTPLSATSTTSDRWETQEDKDTTEDSSTADRWDDEDWGSLEEAESVLAQQDDWSTRGQASIAGQVSWTGATGKLKAPGSRAGRSPAPQSHPLKAQDWPASITGVAQSPTTRVTPSLPCLCVLAPSPGQNRTHGVRTTGRAWRLRADKSRPSWHGKSVRTGGGRWRPNAQRRRQPRAP
- the Scyl1 gene encoding N-terminal kinase-like protein isoform X5 produces the protein MWFFARDPVRDFPFELSPEAPEGSPPGPWVLHRGRKKATGSLVSIFVYDVKPGAEEQTQVAKAAFKRLKTLRHPNILAYIDGLETEKCLHVVTEAVTPLGMYLKARVDAGGLKEQELSWGLHQIVKALSFLVNDCNLIHNNVCMAAVFVDRAGEWKLGGLDYMYSAQGNGGGPPRKGIPELEQYDPPELTDNSGRAVREKWSADMWRLGCLIWEVFNGPLPRATALRNPGKIPKSLVPHYCELVGANPKVRPNPARFLQNCQAPGGFMNNRFVETNLFLEEIQIKEPAEKQKFFQELSKSLDSFPEDFCRHKVLPQLLTAFEFGNAGAVVLTPLFKVGKFLSAEEYQQKIIPVVVKMFSSTDRAMRIRLLQQMEQFIQYLDEPTVNTQIFPHVVHGFLDTNPAIREQTVKSMLLLAPKLNEANLNVELMKHFARLQAKDEQGPIRCNTTVCLGKIGSYLSASTRHRVLTSAFSRATKDPFAPSRVAGVLGFAATHNFYSMNDCAHKILPVLCGLTVDPEKSVRDQAFKAIRSFLSKLESVSEDPTQLAEVEKDVHAASSPGMGGAAASWAGWAVTGVSSLTSKFIRAHPMATQAETNVPQRPMPEGHPAPAPTPLSATSTTSDRWETQEDKDTTEDSSTADRWDDEDWGSLEQEAESVLAQQDDWSTRGQASIAGQVSWTGATGKLKAPGSRAGRSPAPQSHPLKAQDWPASITGVAQSPTTRVTPSLPCLCVLAPSPGQNRTHGVRTTGRAWRLRADKSRPSWHGKSVRTGGGRWRPNAQRRRQPRAP
- the Scyl1 gene encoding N-terminal kinase-like protein isoform X7, translated to MWFFARDPVRDFPFELSPEAPEGSPPGPWVLHRGRKKATGSLVSIFVYDVKPGAEEQTQVAKAAFKRLKTLRHPNILAYIDGLETEKCLHVVTEAVTPLGMYLKARVDAGGLKEQELSWGLHQIVKALSFLVNDCNLIHNNVCMAAVFVDRAGEWKLGGLDYMYSAQGNGGGPPRKGIPELEQYDPPELTDNSGRAVREKWSADMWRLGCLIWEVFNGPLPRATALRNPGKIPKSLVPHYCELVGANPKVRPNPARFLQNCQAPGGFMNNRFVETNLFLEEIQIKEPAEKQKFFQELSKSLDSFPEDFCRHKVLPQLLTAFEFGNAGAVVLTPLFKVGKFLSAEEYQQKIIPVVVKMFSSTDRAMRIRLLQQMEQFIQYLDEPTVNTQIFPHVVHGFLDTNPAIREQTVKSMLLLAPKLNEANLNVELMKHFARLQAKDEQGPIRCNTTVCLGKIGSYLSASTRHRVLTSAFSRATKDPFAPSRVAGVLGFAATHNFYSMNDCAHKILPVLCGLTVDPEKSVRDQAFKAIRSFLSKLESVSEDPTQLAEVEKDVHAASSPGMGGAAASWAGWAVTGVSSLTSKFIRAHPMATQAETNVPQRPMPEDRWETQEDKDTTEDSSTADRWDDEDWGSLEQEAESVLAQQDDWSTRGQASIAGQVSWTGATGKLKAPGSRAGRSPAPQSHPLKAQDWPASITGVAQSPTTRVTPSLPCLCVLAPSPGQNRTHGVRTTGRAWRLRADKSRPSWHGKSVRTGGGRWRPNAQRRRQPRAP